From the genome of Acidimicrobiia bacterium, one region includes:
- a CDS encoding DEAD/DEAH box helicase: LAGRYPSDEFAELRPRVVWDRVQGRVRGREGAQRIAVTNAGTIPDRGLFGVFLPDGTRVGELDEEMVYESRPGETFTLGASTWRIDQITHDRVVVLPAPGEPGKMPFWHGDRPGRPLELGRALGAVVRELRDMPEPRATARLRDEFGLDEWAAGNLVGYLAEQGAATGVVPDDRTIVVERFPDEIGDWRMCVLTPFGSRVHAPWALALETRLTERLGVDVQVLWSDDGIVVRLPEAVESIPLDALTIDPEDVEELVVARLPGTALFASRFREAAGRALLLPRRRPDRRTPLWQQRQRAAGLLEVASRHPSFPILLETTRECLRDVFDLPALREVLSDVRSRRVRVVPVETRQASPFAQSLLFGWIAAYMYEGDAPLAERRAAALALDRDLLRDLLGADELRELIDPEALADLELELQRLTDGRRARDADELHDVLRELGDLSVVDLDARSTGDPSAWIDTLLAQRRAIRVHVAGEERIAAAEDAARYRDALGAAVPPGLPVAFTDPQPHPLRSLLGRYARTHAPFTTSDAAARFGIDVTRVRDTLAELARDGRVVEGEFRPGGMEREWCDVGVLRRLRRRSLAALRKEIEPVDAEVLARFLPRWQGVGARRHGVDALVDAIGVVQGAPIPASSLEADVLAARVEGYRPSMLDELVAAGEIVWAGAGAIGADDGRVVLAFRDRAALLLPQPATEPPDGPVHDAIRAQLGRAGASFWLDIVAAVGNATEVTDERVVLAALWDLAWAGEITNDGFAALRAVLGRKPRTSAARPRPGRLMRIGPPAGAGRWSLVAPLRAAPGTANEPSPTERVHAVALQLLERHGVLTREGVRAEGVPGGFAAVYPVLRALEEGGRIRRGYFVAGLGAAQFALPGAVDRLRALRDEPRAPEPLDPDTFEADPFDPFAPDDEHRPAAETVVLAATDPAQPYGAALAWPDVVEGATRPTRSAGAFVVLRAGAPIAHLDRSGRSVTTMGAGSTEPATWVDALARLVKDGRLRQLEIQRVDGTAVRESPAADPLRQAGFRDGYRGLVLRA; encoded by the coding sequence ATCGACCAGATCACCCACGACCGCGTCGTCGTGCTCCCCGCGCCGGGAGAGCCGGGCAAGATGCCGTTCTGGCACGGCGACCGGCCCGGCCGACCGCTCGAGCTCGGCCGCGCCCTCGGCGCGGTCGTGCGCGAGCTGCGCGACATGCCCGAGCCGCGCGCGACGGCGCGCCTGCGCGACGAGTTCGGCCTCGACGAGTGGGCCGCGGGCAACCTCGTCGGATACCTCGCCGAGCAGGGCGCGGCGACGGGCGTCGTACCCGACGACCGGACGATCGTCGTCGAGCGCTTCCCCGACGAGATCGGCGACTGGCGCATGTGCGTCCTCACGCCGTTCGGATCGCGTGTGCACGCGCCGTGGGCGCTCGCGCTGGAGACGCGCCTGACGGAGCGGCTCGGTGTCGACGTGCAGGTGCTGTGGAGCGACGACGGCATCGTCGTCCGGCTCCCCGAGGCCGTCGAGTCGATCCCGCTCGACGCGCTCACGATCGACCCCGAGGACGTGGAGGAGCTCGTCGTCGCCCGCCTGCCCGGGACCGCGCTGTTCGCGTCGCGCTTCCGGGAAGCCGCGGGCCGCGCGCTGCTGCTGCCCCGTCGCCGTCCCGACCGGCGGACCCCGCTGTGGCAGCAGCGCCAGCGCGCCGCGGGGCTGCTGGAGGTCGCGTCGCGCCACCCGTCGTTCCCGATCCTGCTGGAGACGACGCGCGAATGCCTGCGCGACGTCTTCGACCTTCCCGCGCTGCGCGAGGTCCTGAGCGACGTGCGGTCGCGACGGGTCCGCGTCGTTCCCGTCGAGACGCGCCAGGCGTCGCCGTTCGCGCAATCCCTGCTGTTCGGGTGGATCGCCGCGTACATGTACGAGGGTGACGCGCCGCTCGCCGAACGGCGCGCCGCGGCACTCGCGCTCGACCGTGACCTCCTGCGGGACCTCCTCGGCGCCGACGAGCTGCGGGAGCTCATCGACCCCGAGGCGCTCGCCGACCTCGAGCTCGAGCTGCAACGACTCACCGACGGTCGCCGCGCGCGCGACGCCGACGAGCTGCACGACGTCCTGCGCGAGCTGGGCGACCTGAGCGTCGTCGACCTCGACGCACGGAGCACGGGCGACCCGAGCGCGTGGATCGACACGCTCCTCGCGCAACGACGCGCGATCCGGGTCCACGTCGCCGGCGAGGAGCGCATCGCGGCGGCCGAGGACGCGGCGCGCTATCGCGACGCGCTCGGCGCGGCCGTACCGCCGGGGCTACCGGTCGCGTTCACCGACCCGCAGCCGCACCCGCTGCGGTCGCTGCTCGGCCGGTACGCCCGCACGCACGCGCCGTTCACGACGAGCGACGCGGCCGCGCGGTTCGGCATCGACGTGACGCGAGTGCGCGACACGTTGGCCGAGCTCGCGCGCGACGGGCGGGTCGTCGAGGGGGAGTTCCGTCCCGGCGGGATGGAGCGGGAGTGGTGCGACGTCGGCGTGCTCCGCCGGCTCCGGCGGCGGTCGCTCGCCGCGCTCCGCAAGGAGATCGAGCCCGTCGACGCCGAGGTGCTCGCGCGCTTCCTCCCGCGGTGGCAGGGCGTCGGCGCGCGCCGTCACGGTGTGGATGCGCTCGTCGACGCGATCGGCGTCGTCCAGGGTGCGCCGATCCCGGCGTCGTCGCTCGAGGCCGACGTGCTCGCGGCGCGCGTCGAGGGCTACCGGCCGTCGATGCTCGACGAGCTCGTGGCCGCCGGCGAGATCGTCTGGGCGGGCGCCGGTGCGATCGGCGCCGACGACGGCCGCGTCGTGCTCGCGTTCCGCGACCGTGCGGCGCTCCTGTTGCCGCAGCCAGCAACCGAGCCGCCCGACGGTCCCGTGCACGACGCGATCCGCGCCCAGCTCGGTCGCGCGGGTGCGTCGTTCTGGCTCGACATCGTGGCCGCCGTCGGCAACGCGACCGAGGTCACCGACGAACGCGTCGTCCTGGCCGCGTTGTGGGACCTCGCGTGGGCCGGCGAGATCACGAACGACGGGTTCGCCGCACTCCGGGCCGTGCTCGGCCGCAAGCCGCGCACGTCGGCCGCACGCCCGCGACCGGGACGCCTGATGCGCATCGGACCGCCGGCCGGCGCGGGGCGCTGGTCGCTCGTCGCACCGCTGCGCGCCGCGCCCGGCACGGCGAACGAGCCGTCGCCGACCGAGCGCGTCCACGCGGTCGCGCTCCAGCTCCTCGAACGGCACGGCGTGCTCACGCGCGAGGGCGTCCGCGCCGAGGGCGTGCCGGGTGGGTTCGCGGCCGTGTACCCGGTGCTGCGCGCGCTCGAGGAGGGCGGCCGCATCCGGCGCGGGTACTTCGTCGCCGGGCTCGGCGCCGCCCAGTTCGCGCTGCCGGGCGCGGTGGACCGTCTCCGCGCGCTGCGCGACGAGCCGCGTGCGCCGGAGCCGCTCGACCCCGACACGTTCGAGGCCGATCCGTTCGACCCGTTCGCACCCGACGACGAGCACCGCCCCGCGGCCGAGACCGTCGTGCTCGCGGCGACCGATCCCGCGCAGCCCTACGGCGCGGCCCTCGCCTGGCCCGACGTCGTCGAGGGCGCGACGAGGCCGACGCGCAGCGCCGGCGCGTTCGTCGTGCTCCGCGCCGGCGCGCCGATCGCGCACCTCGATCGGAGCGGCCGGTCGGTGACGACGATGGGCGCCGGATCGACGGAACCCGCGACGTGGGTCGACGCCCTCGCCCGGCTCGTGAAGGACGGCCGGCTCCGGCAGCTCGAGATCCAGCGCGTCGACGGCACGGCCGTACGCGAGTCCCCGGCCGCCGATCCGCTGCGCCAGGCCGGGTTCCGTGACGGCTACCGGGGCCTCGTCCTCCGGGCCTGA
- a CDS encoding alpha/beta fold hydrolase, with the protein MLVATWFYAFLIALAIVPLLAWAVLDVLRLRRRRRGLPVISNARAMLLRGWAIVTCLLLGVLATAVGLNRQYQYIPSFAALSGDVSPDLVSAPPTVQAPRGATGGAATHVGNDANVVAATGTSKMTHGAVQKVEVAGSLSGIPARDTYVYLPPQYFDPANAHARFPVLYLLHGSPGISVDWLRGGHLDVTMDDLLQEHRIQPFIVVMPDVNGGYSRDTECQDIPGGPQVQTYLTYDVPRYIDRWFRTLGDRNARVIGGLSSGGYCALNLALRHQDVFSAAVSHSGYLAPARNGYTGNLFRNKAALYANAPSAYLATIPIQQPFGVYLDAGSTDTASVYQSKLAYRILLERHVPVTLRIHNDEGHNFSAWSRNLHSSLPWVSRWFVLNHVSVTTPA; encoded by the coding sequence ATGCTGGTCGCGACCTGGTTCTACGCATTCCTGATCGCGCTGGCGATCGTCCCGCTCCTCGCGTGGGCGGTGCTCGACGTCCTGCGGCTGCGGAGGCGCCGGCGCGGGCTCCCCGTCATCAGCAACGCGCGCGCCATGCTGCTGCGCGGTTGGGCGATCGTCACCTGCCTGCTGCTCGGCGTGCTCGCGACCGCGGTGGGGTTGAACCGGCAGTACCAGTACATCCCGTCGTTCGCGGCGCTGTCGGGCGACGTCTCTCCCGACCTCGTCTCGGCACCGCCGACCGTGCAGGCACCGCGCGGCGCGACGGGCGGCGCGGCGACGCACGTCGGCAACGACGCCAACGTGGTCGCCGCGACGGGCACGTCGAAGATGACGCACGGCGCGGTCCAGAAGGTCGAGGTCGCCGGCTCGCTGTCGGGCATCCCGGCGCGCGACACGTACGTCTACCTCCCGCCGCAGTACTTCGATCCCGCGAACGCGCACGCGCGCTTCCCGGTGCTGTACCTCCTGCACGGATCGCCCGGGATCTCGGTGGACTGGCTGCGCGGCGGGCACCTCGACGTCACGATGGACGACCTCCTCCAGGAGCACCGCATCCAGCCGTTCATCGTCGTCATGCCCGATGTCAACGGCGGCTACAGCCGGGACACGGAGTGTCAGGACATCCCGGGCGGTCCGCAGGTGCAGACGTACCTGACGTACGACGTACCTCGCTACATCGACCGCTGGTTCCGCACGCTCGGCGACCGCAACGCGCGCGTCATCGGCGGCCTGTCGAGCGGTGGCTACTGCGCGCTGAACCTCGCGCTGCGGCACCAGGACGTGTTCTCGGCCGCGGTGTCGCACTCCGGGTATCTCGCACCGGCACGCAACGGCTACACGGGCAACTTGTTCAGGAACAAGGCCGCGCTCTACGCGAACGCACCGAGCGCGTACCTCGCGACGATCCCCATCCAGCAACCGTTCGGCGTGTACCTCGACGCGGGCAGCACCGACACCGCGTCGGTGTACCAGAGCAAGCTCGCGTACCGGATCCTCCTGGAGCGCCACGTCCCGGTCACGCTGCGGATCCACAACGACGAGGGCCACAACTTCTCCGCGTGGAGCCGGAACCTGCACTCTTCGCTGCCGTGGGTGTCGCGCTGGTTCGTGCTGAACCACGTCAGCGTGACGACGCCCGCCTGA
- a CDS encoding SLC13 family permease produces the protein MAVGGFVLLGAGVAGAITRPWRVPTWLAPLVAVLVALVVGIVDLHGARRSLDPLVEPLAFLLLAVPLAALLDRVGFFESVAAIAASRRHVVGGMWLLGIVTVAVLNLDAAVVLLTPLAIRTARRSGLDPVVLALQPVLLACLASSFLPVSNLTNLIVAGHGRFGAGDFAAHLGLPSVVALVVAWWCYRHAYGASGVAPSVDASAGAVADPAALVTGGIVVAFLLVGFVVGPPLGVQPWMVVAVADVALLVRCRYVPVDAVPWGTALVAAALAVLAGAAVAHVSFDGLLRGSGPLATARVTGVAALGANVVDNLPALLVGLARLPRGSALVWPLLLGVNAGPTLLVTGSLASLLWLDAVRRGGLALGAWDYARLGVRVGLPALVAATIVLSAGAEGAPWSVLAAAGVLAVAGAVVVWARRSPGWQEGHQ, from the coding sequence GTGGCCGTCGGTGGGTTCGTGCTCCTCGGCGCCGGGGTGGCCGGCGCGATCACGCGGCCGTGGCGCGTCCCGACGTGGCTCGCCCCGCTCGTCGCCGTGTTGGTCGCGCTCGTCGTCGGGATCGTCGACCTGCACGGCGCGCGGCGCTCGCTCGACCCACTCGTCGAACCGCTCGCGTTCCTGCTGCTCGCGGTCCCGCTCGCCGCGCTGCTCGACCGCGTGGGCTTCTTCGAGAGCGTCGCCGCGATCGCGGCGAGCCGCCGGCACGTGGTCGGCGGCATGTGGCTGCTCGGGATCGTGACCGTCGCGGTGCTGAACCTCGACGCCGCCGTCGTGCTGTTGACGCCGCTCGCGATCCGCACGGCACGTCGGAGCGGGCTCGATCCCGTCGTCCTCGCGCTGCAACCCGTCCTGCTCGCGTGCCTCGCGTCGTCGTTCCTTCCGGTGTCGAACCTCACGAACCTGATCGTCGCGGGGCACGGGCGGTTCGGTGCCGGTGACTTCGCCGCGCATCTCGGGCTGCCGAGCGTGGTCGCGCTCGTGGTCGCCTGGTGGTGCTACCGCCACGCGTACGGGGCCTCGGGCGTGGCGCCGAGCGTCGACGCGAGTGCCGGTGCGGTCGCCGATCCGGCCGCGCTCGTCACGGGTGGCATCGTCGTCGCGTTCCTGCTCGTCGGGTTCGTCGTCGGGCCGCCGCTCGGCGTGCAGCCGTGGATGGTCGTCGCGGTCGCGGACGTCGCGTTGCTCGTGCGCTGCCGTTACGTGCCCGTCGACGCGGTGCCGTGGGGGACCGCGCTCGTGGCGGCCGCGCTCGCGGTGTTGGCCGGCGCGGCCGTCGCCCACGTCTCGTTCGACGGCTTGCTGCGCGGCTCGGGCCCGCTCGCGACGGCGCGGGTGACGGGCGTTGCCGCGCTCGGCGCGAACGTGGTCGACAACCTCCCGGCGCTGCTCGTCGGCCTCGCCCGCCTCCCGCGCGGCAGCGCGCTGGTCTGGCCGCTGCTGCTCGGCGTGAACGCGGGGCCGACGTTGCTCGTGACGGGTTCGCTGGCGAGCCTGCTCTGGCTCGACGCCGTACGGCGCGGCGGCCTCGCGCTCGGCGCGTGGGACTACGCGCGCCTCGGCGTGCGCGTCGGGCTGCCCGCGTTGGTCGCCGCGACGATCGTGCTGTCGGCGGGCGCCGAAGGGGCGCCCTGGTCGGTGCTCGCGGCGGCCGGCGTGCTCGCGGTCGCGGGCGCGGTCGTCGTGTGGGCGCGCCGGTCACCCGGTTGGCAGGAAGGGCACCAGTAG
- the ilvC gene encoding ketol-acid reductoisomerase: MPATIYYDDDADAGLLNGRKVAVLGYGSQGHAHALNLRDSGVDVRVGLRDGSSSWAKAEAAGLRVCTTADACREADVIMVLLPDTEQASVYERDIAPNLQERDSLAFAHGFNIHFGQIRPPKGVDVWMIAPKGPGHLVRRTFEDGGGVPALVAVHADESGKAKQTALAYARGIGATRAGVLDTTFQEETETDLFGEQVVLCGGLVELIKSSFETLVNAGYQPESAYFETLHEVKLIVDLIYEGGIANMRYSISDTAEYGDMTRGPRIVTDETRAEMRRILDEIQTGRFANEWILENQAGRPVFNALRRKAAEHPIEEVGDRLRSMMPWIGAGKARPQDVSGG, from the coding sequence ATGCCCGCGACGATCTACTACGACGACGATGCCGACGCCGGTCTCCTCAACGGACGGAAGGTCGCGGTCCTCGGCTACGGCTCGCAGGGCCACGCGCACGCGCTGAACCTGCGCGACTCGGGCGTCGACGTGCGCGTCGGTCTACGCGACGGGTCGTCGTCGTGGGCAAAGGCCGAGGCCGCGGGACTGCGCGTCTGCACGACGGCGGACGCGTGCCGCGAGGCGGACGTGATCATGGTGCTGCTCCCCGACACCGAGCAGGCGTCGGTGTACGAGCGCGACATCGCGCCGAACCTCCAAGAGCGCGACTCACTTGCCTTCGCCCACGGCTTCAACATCCACTTCGGGCAGATCCGCCCGCCGAAGGGCGTCGACGTGTGGATGATCGCGCCGAAGGGACCCGGCCATCTCGTGCGCCGGACGTTCGAGGACGGCGGTGGCGTTCCCGCGCTCGTCGCGGTGCACGCGGACGAGAGTGGCAAGGCGAAGCAGACGGCGCTCGCGTACGCGCGCGGCATCGGCGCGACGCGCGCCGGCGTGCTCGACACGACGTTCCAGGAGGAGACCGAGACGGACCTGTTCGGCGAGCAGGTCGTGCTGTGCGGCGGGCTCGTCGAGCTGATCAAGTCCAGCTTCGAGACGCTCGTGAACGCGGGCTACCAGCCGGAGTCGGCGTACTTCGAGACGCTGCACGAGGTGAAGCTGATCGTCGACCTCATCTACGAGGGCGGGATCGCGAACATGCGGTACTCGATCTCCGACACCGCCGAGTACGGCGACATGACGCGCGGGCCGCGCATCGTCACCGACGAGACACGCGCCGAGATGCGCCGCATCCTCGACGAGATCCAGACCGGCCGCTTCGCGAACGAGTGGATCCTCGAGAACCAGGCCGGCCGCCCGGTGTTCAACGCGTTGCGCCGCAAGGCGGCCGAGCACCCGATCGAGGAGGTCGGCGACCGGCTGCGGTCGATGATGCCGTGGATCGGCGCGGGCAAGGCCCGCCCCCAGGACGTCAGCGGCGGGTAG
- a CDS encoding HemK/PrmC family methyltransferase, whose product MNEVVGRLAAAGCVAAVEEAGELLAHAPDERTLDAWVCRREHGEPLAWITGRMRFCGREVRVAPGVYVPRVQTEELARRAVTATPRGGRVADLCTGSGAIAAHIRDRVSRAHVVGVDVDVRAARCAHVNGVPVVVADVEDVPLRGQAFDIVTAVPPYVPTGATRLLAADVRRHEPRAAVDGGVDGLDVARRVVATAARLLRPGGTLLVEIGGDQDVAVTATLAHAQFGAVETWCDDEGELRGIAAVARGA is encoded by the coding sequence ATGAACGAGGTGGTGGGGCGGTTGGCGGCCGCGGGGTGTGTCGCGGCGGTGGAGGAGGCGGGCGAGCTCCTCGCGCACGCGCCCGACGAGCGCACGCTCGACGCGTGGGTGTGCCGACGGGAGCACGGCGAGCCGCTCGCGTGGATCACGGGACGGATGCGGTTCTGCGGTCGCGAGGTGCGCGTCGCTCCCGGCGTGTACGTCCCGCGTGTGCAGACCGAGGAGCTGGCGAGGCGCGCGGTGACCGCGACGCCCCGCGGCGGTCGGGTGGCCGACCTCTGCACCGGGAGCGGCGCGATCGCCGCGCACATCCGGGATCGCGTGAGCCGCGCGCATGTCGTCGGCGTGGACGTGGACGTGCGCGCGGCGAGGTGCGCGCACGTCAACGGGGTCCCGGTGGTCGTGGCCGACGTCGAGGACGTCCCGTTGCGTGGGCAGGCGTTCGACATCGTGACGGCGGTGCCACCGTACGTGCCCACCGGCGCGACCCGTCTCCTCGCTGCGGACGTGCGCCGCCATGAGCCGAGGGCCGCGGTGGACGGCGGTGTCGACGGGCTCGACGTCGCCCGCCGGGTGGTCGCCACCGCGGCACGCCTGCTACGTCCGGGCGGAACGCTGCTCGTCGAGATCGGCGGCGACCAGGACGTCGCGGTCACCGCGACGCTCGCGCACGCGCAGTTCGGGGCGGTCGAGACCTGGTGCGACGACGAGGGCGAGCTGCGCGGGATCGCGGCCGTCGCTCGTGGCGCGTGA
- a CDS encoding EAL domain-containing protein — MLSRRAPSPWIFLAVSLLVVAADQVLPGAWMPPLIDALGIAAVAAVFLGIQRNRPACAAAWRLLGVGTGLLVAGDLVWDVAGLKLGIPGPENTAASVLYLVGYPFLVAAVLLLGRARTPARRGRTIADGIVVAATALVPCWQLWIGPTIHHLHGPILDRAASVAYPMLDVALIGAVASVLCTARFRDTSLWLVLGGMGATLVADVCYLTALRSGGGSGTNWYDSLWTIGYVLVGVAALHPSMADVGRHAGADDARFDRARVALIGSALFVAPVLVLVGSAGGSDVSPVVIAVSMTVVVAVVVWRLASLAGDADRASRALRQSERRFRSLVQHAADVIVVLDPDGTVTYVSPAIEDTLGIPAAQLVGTDVGDLLHPDDLPLLTATLAAAASHPGRAYVVSARGRHANGTYRHFEGSVTGHVDDVDVHGVVVNVRDVTERTQIDALRHAETRLLEMMARGAPLDDTLQALVAIVEPLLSGAVCSVRLVAPDGALGRVVAPNLPGAYLDAVRDVRVPVDQFLGNGDGLMVTEDLAVTDGWESAHRRAALENGLRAYWALPIRSPDGTRVLGMFSVYHREPHTPADSERAVVGRATHLAAIAFDRADAADRLGFLALHDPLTELPNRTLVVDRLTQVLLRLDRRRSTTAVLVLDLDRFTVINDSFGHDAGDELLVAVANRLVETVRPGDTVGRLGGDEFVIVCEDAGDDEGAEAIAERLAHAVAEPVSIARGDVVVTASVGIAISRSTSDRADGLLRDADAALYRAKAKGGARHELFDEAMHTSAVVRLLTERALRRAIDHDELRVWYQPQIDIATRETVAVEALVRWQHPVRGIVGPNEFIDVAEETGLIVPIGAWVLDQACAQTAAWRGPTSLGRPRTVSVNLSARQLARPDLPARIAAILRERGTDPQTVCLEITESVLLDDLESTADAVRALKDLGLRLAIDDFGTGYSSLAYLKRFSFDELKIDRSFVDGVGEDETDDAIVAATIDLAHALGLVVAAEGIETEAQFERLAELGCDLVQGYLFARPQPASALTEFAAGRWNRRIA; from the coding sequence GTGTTGTCTCGTCGCGCGCCGTCGCCGTGGATCTTCCTGGCGGTCAGCCTGCTCGTGGTGGCTGCGGACCAGGTGCTCCCGGGGGCCTGGATGCCCCCGCTGATCGACGCGCTCGGCATCGCGGCCGTCGCGGCCGTCTTCCTCGGCATCCAGCGCAACCGTCCCGCGTGTGCCGCGGCGTGGCGGCTGCTCGGTGTGGGTACCGGCCTGCTCGTCGCCGGTGACCTCGTCTGGGACGTCGCCGGGCTGAAGCTCGGCATCCCCGGCCCCGAGAACACCGCGGCGTCGGTCCTCTACCTGGTCGGCTACCCGTTCCTCGTCGCGGCAGTCCTGCTGCTCGGCCGGGCCCGGACGCCCGCGCGCCGCGGGCGCACCATCGCGGACGGCATCGTCGTCGCGGCGACCGCGCTCGTCCCGTGCTGGCAGCTCTGGATCGGGCCGACGATCCACCACCTGCACGGCCCGATCCTCGACCGCGCCGCGTCCGTCGCCTACCCGATGCTCGACGTCGCGCTCATCGGCGCGGTCGCCAGCGTCCTGTGCACAGCCCGCTTCCGGGACACCAGCCTCTGGCTCGTGCTCGGCGGGATGGGCGCGACGCTCGTGGCCGACGTCTGCTACCTGACGGCCCTGCGTTCGGGCGGCGGGTCGGGGACGAACTGGTACGACTCCCTCTGGACGATCGGCTACGTGCTCGTCGGCGTCGCCGCGCTCCACCCGTCGATGGCCGACGTCGGGCGGCACGCAGGAGCCGACGACGCGCGCTTCGATCGCGCGCGGGTCGCGCTCATCGGATCCGCGCTGTTCGTCGCGCCGGTGCTCGTCCTCGTGGGATCGGCCGGCGGCTCCGACGTCTCACCGGTCGTGATCGCGGTGTCGATGACCGTGGTCGTCGCCGTGGTCGTGTGGCGGCTCGCGAGCCTCGCGGGCGACGCGGACCGCGCGTCGCGCGCGCTTCGTCAGAGCGAGCGACGCTTCCGCTCACTCGTCCAGCACGCGGCCGACGTGATCGTCGTGCTCGATCCCGACGGGACGGTCACGTACGTGAGCCCCGCGATCGAGGACACCCTCGGCATCCCGGCCGCGCAGCTCGTCGGTACCGACGTCGGTGACCTCCTCCACCCGGACGACCTCCCGCTGCTGACCGCCACGCTCGCGGCAGCCGCGTCGCACCCCGGGCGCGCGTACGTCGTCAGCGCGCGCGGCCGGCACGCGAACGGCACGTACCGCCACTTCGAGGGCTCGGTGACGGGTCACGTCGACGACGTCGACGTGCACGGCGTCGTGGTGAACGTGCGTGACGTCACGGAGCGCACGCAGATCGACGCGCTTCGGCATGCGGAGACGCGCCTCCTGGAGATGATGGCCCGCGGCGCCCCGCTCGACGACACGTTGCAGGCGCTCGTCGCGATCGTGGAGCCGCTGCTGTCGGGCGCGGTCTGCTCCGTCCGTCTCGTCGCGCCCGACGGGGCGCTCGGCCGCGTCGTTGCCCCGAACCTTCCCGGCGCGTATCTCGACGCCGTGCGCGACGTCCGTGTCCCCGTCGACCAGTTCCTCGGGAACGGCGACGGCCTGATGGTCACCGAGGACCTCGCCGTGACGGACGGGTGGGAGAGCGCGCATCGGCGCGCCGCGCTCGAGAACGGCCTGCGCGCGTACTGGGCGTTGCCGATCCGTTCGCCCGACGGCACCCGCGTGCTCGGGATGTTCTCGGTGTACCACCGCGAGCCGCACACGCCGGCCGACTCCGAGCGCGCGGTCGTCGGCCGGGCGACGCACCTCGCCGCGATCGCGTTCGACCGCGCGGACGCGGCCGACCGGCTCGGGTTCCTCGCGCTGCACGACCCGCTCACCGAGCTGCCGAACCGCACGCTCGTGGTCGACCGTCTCACCCAGGTGCTGCTACGCCTCGACCGCCGCCGGTCCACGACCGCGGTGCTGGTCCTCGACCTCGACCGCTTCACGGTGATCAACGACAGCTTCGGTCACGACGCGGGCGACGAGCTGCTCGTCGCGGTCGCGAACCGGCTCGTCGAGACCGTCCGGCCCGGTGACACCGTGGGGCGTCTCGGCGGCGACGAGTTCGTCATCGTGTGCGAGGACGCCGGCGACGACGAAGGTGCGGAGGCGATCGCGGAGCGTCTCGCGCACGCGGTCGCCGAGCCCGTGTCGATCGCGCGTGGCGACGTCGTCGTGACGGCGAGCGTCGGCATCGCGATCTCCCGCAGCACGTCCGACCGGGCCGACGGTCTCCTGCGCGACGCCGACGCCGCGCTCTACCGCGCGAAGGCGAAGGGCGGCGCCCGTCACGAGCTGTTCGACGAGGCGATGCACACGAGCGCGGTCGTCCGGTTGCTGACCGAGCGCGCGCTCAGGCGCGCCATCGACCACGACGAGCTGCGCGTCTGGTACCAGCCGCAGATCGACATCGCGACGCGCGAGACCGTCGCGGTCGAGGCGTTGGTCCGGTGGCAGCACCCCGTGCGCGGGATCGTCGGGCCGAACGAGTTCATCGACGTCGCCGAGGAGACCGGGCTCATCGTCCCGATCGGTGCGTGGGTGCTGGACCAGGCGTGCGCGCAGACGGCAGCCTGGCGCGGGCCGACGTCGCTCGGCCGCCCGCGCACCGTGTCGGTGAACCTCTCCGCGCGGCAGCTCGCCCGTCCCGATCTCCCCGCCCGGATCGCCGCGATCCTGCGGGAACGGGGCACCGACCCGCAGACGGTGTGCCTCGAGATCACGGAGAGCGTGCTGCTCGACGACCTCGAGTCGACGGCCGACGCCGTGCGCGCGCTGAAGGACCTCGGCCTCCGCCTCGCGATCGACGACTTCGGCACCGGGTACTCGTCGCTCGCGTACCTGAAGCGCTTCTCGTTCGACGAGCTGAAGATCGACCGGTCGTTCGTCGACGGCGTCGGCGAGGACGAGACGGACGACGCGATCGTCGCCGCGACGATCGACCTCGCGCACGCGCTCGGGCTCGTGGTCGCGGCGGAGGGCATCGAGACCGAGGCCCAGTTCGAACGGCTCGCCGAGCTCGGCTGCGACCTCGTGCAGGGCTACCTGTTCGCGCGCCCGCAGCCGGCGTCCGCGCTCACCGAGTTCGCCGCCGGCCGCTGGAACCGCCGCATCGCGTGA
- the ilvN gene encoding acetolactate synthase small subunit: MSAREETARHHILTVLVENKFGVLSRVAGLFSRRGYNIYSLAVSPTEDERFSRMTVVVDAESSPIEQITKQLNKLIPVIKIVELGPDEGVERELMLATVKAGPETRSQVTELASIFEARIVDVGFDAMTIMVAGSPARLDAMSDLLAPFGILELQRTGRIALPRLARQPGRLRAVRTRTA; encoded by the coding sequence GTGAGCGCGCGCGAAGAGACGGCGCGGCACCACATCCTCACGGTGCTCGTCGAGAACAAGTTCGGCGTCCTGTCGCGCGTCGCCGGCTTGTTCTCGCGCCGCGGCTACAACATCTACTCGCTCGCGGTGTCGCCCACCGAGGACGAGCGCTTCAGCCGGATGACGGTCGTGGTCGACGCCGAGTCGTCGCCGATCGAGCAGATCACGAAGCAGCTCAACAAGCTGATCCCCGTCATCAAGATCGTGGAGCTGGGCCCGGACGAGGGCGTCGAGCGCGAGCTGATGCTCGCGACGGTGAAGGCCGGACCGGAGACGCGCTCGCAGGTCACCGAGCTCGCCTCGATCTTCGAAGCCCGCATCGTGGACGTCGGGTTCGACGCCATGACGATCATGGTCGCCGGGTCGCCCGCGCGGCTCGACGCGATGTCGGACCTGCTCGCACCGTTCGGGATCCTCGAGCTGCAGCGGACCGGTCGCATCGCGTTGCCGCGCCTCGCGCGCCAGCCCGGCCGGCTGCGCGCCGTGCGCACACGCACCGCGTAG